Proteins encoded by one window of Antechinus flavipes isolate AdamAnt ecotype Samford, QLD, Australia chromosome 4, AdamAnt_v2, whole genome shotgun sequence:
- the CAMK2N2 gene encoding calcium/calmodulin-dependent protein kinase II inhibitor 2 produces MSEILPYSEDKMGRFGADPEGSDLSFSCRLQDTNSFFAGNQAKRPPKLGQIGRAKRVVIEDDRIDDVLKGMGEKPPSGV; encoded by the exons ATGTCGGAAATCCTCCCCTACAGCGAGGACAAGATGGGCCGCTTCGGCGCCGACCCGGAGGGTTCGGATCTCTCCTTCAGCTGCCGCCTTCAGGATACCAACTCCTTCTTTGCGGGCAACCAAGCCAAACGGCCCCCTAAGCTGGGCCAGATCGGCCGGGCCAAGAGAG TGGTGATCGAGGATGACCGGATAGATGACGTGCTGAAGGGAATGGGGGAGAAGCCGCCGTCGGGAGTGTAG
- the ECE2 gene encoding endothelin-converting enzyme 2 isoform X3 has product MASSPPLPKKNSEYREAQYWDERYRHALDTAPYEWFGNYEAFRDLLEPELQPEDRILVLGCGNSALSYELFCGGFPNVLSVDYSPVVVAAMRERYAHVPVLRWETMDARALRFPPGTFDVVLEKGTLDALLAGERDPWTVSPEGIQTVDEVLSEVSRVLTPQGRFISLTAAAPHFRVRHYAQPGYGWSLRHASYGSSFHFHFYLMHKGGELSPAQQALGARLRAPPSPLPSPCFLQDSDKEDFLNAIEF; this is encoded by the exons ATGGCTTCTTCACCGCCGCTCCCCAAGAAGAACTCGGAGTACCGGGAGGCCCAGTACTGGGACGAGCGCTACCGGCACGCACTAGACACCGCCCCCTACGAGTGGTTCGGCAACTATGAGGCCTTCCGGGACCTCTTGGAGCCCGAGCTGCAACCGGAGGACCGGATCCTAGTGCTGG GCTGTGGGAACAGCGCCCTGAGCTACGAGCTCTTCTGTGGGGGCTTCCCCAACGTGCTCAGTGTGGATTACTCTCCCGTGGTGGTGGCTGCTATGCGGGAGCGCTACGCCCACGTGCCCGTGTTGCGCTGGGAAACGATGGACGCCCGAGCTCTCCGTTTCCCCCCTGGCACCTTTGACGTGGTGCTGGAGAAGGGCACCCTGGATGCTCTGCTGGCTGGGGAGCGAGACCCCTGGACCGTGTCCCCGGAGGGCATTCAGACTGTGGACGAAGTCCTCAGTGAG GTGAGTCGAGTGCTGACCCCTCAGGGCCGGTTCATCTCCCTGACGGCCGCGGCCCCCCACTTCCGGGTCCGGCACTACGCCCAGCCCGGCTACGGTTGGTCTCTCCGGCATGCGTCCTACGGCAGCAGCTTCCACTTCCATTTCTACCTCATGCACAAGGGGGGCGAGCTGAGTCCAGCCCAGCAAGCCTTGGGGGCCCGGCTGCGGGCCCCCCCCAGCCCCCTGCCTTCGCCCTGCTTCCTCCAAGACTCTGACAAGGAAGACTTCCTCAACGCCATAGAGTTCTAA